A single window of Hemitrygon akajei unplaced genomic scaffold, sHemAka1.3 Scf000066, whole genome shotgun sequence DNA harbors:
- the LOC140721966 gene encoding uncharacterized protein, which yields MVAVKGIGKGTETVPLHRVIMNCDPVSGPVEMGVRSEFPRTDADVLLGNDLAGGKVWSAMKLTRQPVETPPLDSEIYPACAITRSMSRKAAENESSLNPANIELAETFLPTLYHEGLEGGKTKSSKVKESKGEEVDPPLARRKVLKARNKDEKQIKLLKGPGLDMDDLSGLAELFEEVENSKGVPNNEMRAVLDEKGALKKSAGLADEVVSARGVEFTPEGSCPQSSWEDQGNLEFGPGMGIENLEEANVPFECVQDVDARGTEPSNGAQKKSEVFDSLEKERSPCGSDGLGSVKKGLTLVKVGSESSQVFGLEGVLKVSEEIKGGEVNIFIEGKGKCVVPKLNDDNLKAGLISEAATRLQRQWLGTTKPVNQLQVELEGKGAPHAIVLLECGVKRQNLKCCLNKEFKLKTNSLKGPEEESSNLRKIKELGGNSEDGLSLEHIVDKITPMKGAGESLFRQGAQDHHEGINRKRGEG from the coding sequence atggtagctgtgaaaggaataggaaaagggacggaaacggtgcccttgcatagggtcattatgaattgtgacccagtctctggaccagttgaaatgggggtgcgatcagaattcccgagaactgacgcggacgtccttctgggtaatgatttagccggtggtaaggtttggtcagcaatgaagctgacgagacagccggtggagactccgcccctagattccgagatctatcccgcatgcgcgatcactcgcagcatgtcgcgaaaggcagctgagaacgagagcagtttaaatccggccaatATCgagttggccgagacgtttttaccgaccctgtaccacgagggtttagagggtggtaaaactaagagtagtaaagtgaaagagagtaagggagaggaggtagaccctcccttagcgaggagaaaagttctaaaggcacgaaataaagatgagaaacagataaagctgttaaaaggtccagggttagacatggatgatctgtctggtttggcagaactgtttgaagaagtggaaaattctaaaggtgttcccaataatgaaatgagggcagtcctcgatgaaaagggtgccttgaagaagtctgctgggttggcagatgaggttgtttcagcccgcggtgttgagtttactccggaagggagttgcccacagagtagctgggaggatcaggggaatttagaatttggaccgggtatgggtattgaaaacctggaagaggcaaatgtcccgtttgagtgtgtccaagatgtggatgcacgtggtactgaacctagtaatggagctcagaaaaagtctgaggtatttgattcactTGAAAAGGAacgcagtccttgtgggtcagatggacttggttcagtgaagaaagggttaaccttggtaaaagtgggaagtgagagttcccaggtgtttgggctcgaaggtgtgttaaaagttagtgaggagatcaaaggtggtgaggtgaatatttttattgaaggaaaagggaaatgtgtagttcccaaattgaatgatgataatttaaaggctggactgatatcagaagcagcaaccaggctacagagacaatggctcggtaccacaaagcctgtgaatcaattacaggttgagttggaaggtaaaggggccccacacgctattgttctTCTAGAGTGTGGTgtaaaaaggcagaatttgaaatgctgtttgaacaaagagtttaaattgaaaactaatagcctgaagggtcctgaagaggaatctagcaacttgcgtaaaattaaagaattgggtggaaattcggaagatggtctaagtttggaacacattgttgataaaataactcctatgaaaggagcgggcgaaagcctatttcgccagggtg